Proteins co-encoded in one Natrarchaeobius halalkaliphilus genomic window:
- a CDS encoding HPP family protein, producing the protein MDDRAGTTLHTGLLISTTAVIAWLFGLPMLFPSLGPSAFVLALFQDSEATSTRRVVGGHAIGVVAGLLAYHLLAAGISMTATTAPGSLEGLRLAASGVLATTLTAGGMLATDTRHPPACATTLIVSLGLLTTVLEGVMIVLAVVVLVSTHRVLLASERIGPRYGKRLRS; encoded by the coding sequence ATGGACGACCGGGCCGGAACGACGCTGCACACCGGTCTGTTGATCTCGACGACTGCCGTGATCGCGTGGCTCTTCGGTCTCCCGATGCTGTTCCCGAGTCTCGGCCCGTCGGCGTTCGTCCTCGCGCTGTTTCAGGACAGCGAGGCAACGTCGACCCGACGGGTCGTCGGCGGCCACGCGATCGGCGTCGTCGCCGGCCTGCTCGCGTACCACCTGCTCGCGGCCGGCATTTCGATGACGGCGACGACGGCACCCGGCTCGCTCGAGGGACTTCGTCTCGCCGCCAGCGGCGTCCTCGCGACGACGCTGACGGCGGGTGGGATGCTCGCGACCGACACTCGTCATCCACCCGCCTGTGCGACTACCCTCATCGTCTCGCTTGGATTACTCACGACGGTACTCGAGGGAGTGATGATCGTTCTCGCTGTCGTCGTGTTGGTCTCCACTCACCGGGTGCTGCTGGCGAGCGAGCGAATCGGTCCGCGCTACGGGAAGCGCCTCCGGTCGTGA
- a CDS encoding universal stress protein, with amino-acid sequence MTRHLLVPMDDSDPARAALRHALTTFPGAEVTVVHAVDDLEAGYGGDPGMGDVSSSSDPEFFDDVRAAAAEHDASVEPTVLRGTAATAILEYADEADVDQIVIGSDGRAGVSRVLLGSVAEAVTRRSSVPVTIVP; translated from the coding sequence GTGACTCGCCACCTTCTCGTTCCGATGGACGATTCCGATCCCGCACGGGCGGCACTCCGACACGCGCTGACGACGTTTCCGGGAGCCGAGGTGACGGTCGTCCACGCCGTCGACGATCTCGAGGCGGGCTACGGCGGCGATCCGGGGATGGGGGATGTTTCTTCCTCCTCCGATCCCGAGTTTTTCGACGACGTTCGAGCGGCCGCGGCGGAACACGATGCGTCGGTCGAGCCGACGGTTCTGCGCGGAACGGCCGCAACGGCGATCCTCGAGTACGCCGACGAGGCCGACGTCGACCAGATCGTCATCGGCAGCGACGGACGGGCCGGCGTCTCACGAGTGCTCCTCGGAAGCGTCGCGGAGGCGGTCACGCGCCGGTCGTCCGTCCCGGTAACGATCGTCCCCTGA